In Actinomyces radicidentis, one genomic interval encodes:
- a CDS encoding DUF3566 domain-containing protein, which translates to MSQPASFPPEGATSPDASAASADASATGSTEVASAAGGKQAAKKPAKKKTVSGPRRVRLALTRVNPFSVMKVAFLLSVAMGIMVVVAAAFVWFMLDAMHVFSTIEDLVSTVMDTESNAFTALLEYMKFSRAISMATIIAVVNIILTTALATIGAFLYNITARLVGGIHLTLADE; encoded by the coding sequence ATGAGCCAGCCGGCATCCTTCCCGCCCGAGGGCGCCACGAGCCCCGACGCGAGCGCTGCGTCCGCGGACGCCAGCGCCACGGGCTCGACCGAGGTCGCTTCCGCCGCCGGCGGCAAGCAGGCCGCGAAGAAGCCCGCCAAGAAGAAGACGGTCTCCGGTCCTCGCCGCGTCCGCCTCGCCCTGACCCGGGTCAACCCCTTCTCCGTCATGAAGGTGGCCTTCCTGCTGTCCGTGGCGATGGGCATCATGGTCGTCGTGGCGGCTGCCTTCGTGTGGTTCATGCTCGACGCCATGCACGTGTTCTCCACGATCGAGGACCTCGTCAGCACGGTCATGGACACGGAGTCCAACGCCTTCACGGCGCTGCTGGAGTACATGAAGTTCTCCCGCGCCATCTCGATGGCGACGATCATCGCGGTCGTCAACATCATCCTCACGACCGCCCTCGCGACGATCGGGGCGTTCCTGTACAACATCACCGCGCGCCTGGTCGGCGGGATCCATCTCACACTGGCGGACGAGTGA
- the gyrA gene encoding DNA gyrase subunit A, whose amino-acid sequence MSDDLTTTPTEEPQHDRVQPVDLQMEMQRSYLDYAMSVIVGRALPDVRDGLKPVHRRVLYAMYDGGYRPNASFSKSSRVVGEVMGNYHPHGDSAIYDALARLVQWWSLRYPLVAGQGNFGTPGNLGPAAPRYTECKMAPLAMEMVRDIDEESVDFQDNYDGKNQEPVILPARFPNLLVNGSEGIAVGMATRIPPHNLREVANGVQWFLEHPEASREELLEALIERIPGPDFPTGATILGRRGIEDAYRTGRGSITQRAVVNVEEIQGRQCLVVTELPYQVNPDNLADKIAQLVRDGQVGGIADIRDETSGRTGQRLVIVLKRDAVAKVVLNNLYKRTQLQDNFPANMLALVDGVPRTLSLDGFVRHWVNHQIDVIIRRSQYRLRKAEERLHILEGLLKAIDALDAVIALIRRSPTTDEARTGLMGLLGVDEAQAEAILSLQLRRLAALERLKIQQEADELHARVVDLKDIIASPERQRGIVSEELGEIVDKYGDDRRTRIVPFDGEMSMEDLIPEEEVAVTITHSGYAKRTRTDQYRSQHRGGKGVRGAALREDDVVDHFFVTTTHHWLLFFTNLGRVYRAKAYELPEGGRDAKGQHVANLLAFQPGEEIAQIMELKDYEQADYLVLATRRGLVKKTRLSEYDSNRSGGVIAINLREDEDGVPDELVSARLLSEGQDLLLVSRGGQSVRFRASDEVLRPTGRTTSGVTGMRFRGDDSLLAMDVVDPAWEDADLFVVTEGGYAKRTNVQDYPVKGRGGLGVKVANLVEARGDLVGALVTEPGDEVMCIMASGKVVRSAVDEVSRTGRTTQGVTFAKPDKGDRIIAVARNAERELDGDEAPAVDEADGEAGAAPVAPAFPEAEGEVPTGSGASGDTAVPSADEAADAVALSDDDESEAQA is encoded by the coding sequence GTGAGCGACGACCTCACCACGACCCCCACCGAGGAGCCCCAGCACGACCGCGTCCAGCCGGTCGACCTCCAGATGGAGATGCAGCGCTCCTACCTCGACTACGCGATGAGCGTCATCGTCGGACGAGCCCTGCCGGACGTGCGCGACGGCCTCAAGCCCGTCCACCGCCGCGTCCTCTACGCCATGTACGACGGCGGCTACCGCCCCAACGCCTCCTTCTCCAAGTCCTCCCGCGTCGTCGGCGAGGTCATGGGCAACTACCACCCGCACGGCGACTCGGCGATCTACGACGCCCTCGCCCGCCTCGTGCAGTGGTGGTCCCTGCGCTACCCGCTCGTCGCCGGCCAGGGCAACTTCGGCACCCCCGGAAACCTCGGCCCCGCCGCACCCCGGTACACGGAGTGCAAGATGGCCCCGCTGGCCATGGAGATGGTCCGGGACATCGATGAGGAGAGCGTCGACTTCCAGGACAACTACGACGGGAAGAACCAGGAGCCGGTCATCCTGCCGGCCCGCTTCCCGAACCTCCTCGTCAACGGCTCCGAGGGCATCGCCGTCGGCATGGCCACGCGCATCCCCCCGCACAACCTGCGCGAGGTCGCGAACGGCGTCCAGTGGTTCCTCGAGCATCCCGAGGCCAGCCGCGAGGAGCTCCTCGAGGCCCTCATCGAGCGCATCCCCGGACCCGACTTCCCCACCGGCGCCACGATCCTCGGCCGCCGCGGCATCGAGGACGCCTACCGCACCGGCCGCGGCTCCATCACGCAGCGCGCCGTCGTCAACGTCGAGGAGATCCAGGGCCGCCAGTGCCTCGTGGTCACCGAGCTGCCCTACCAGGTCAACCCGGACAACCTCGCCGACAAGATCGCCCAGCTCGTCCGCGACGGGCAGGTCGGCGGCATCGCCGACATCCGCGACGAGACCTCCGGCCGCACCGGTCAGCGACTCGTCATCGTCCTCAAGCGCGACGCCGTCGCCAAGGTCGTCCTCAACAACCTGTACAAGCGCACCCAGCTGCAGGACAACTTCCCGGCCAACATGCTGGCCCTCGTCGACGGCGTCCCGCGCACCCTCAGCCTCGACGGCTTCGTGCGCCACTGGGTCAACCACCAGATCGACGTCATCATCCGCCGCTCGCAGTACCGCCTGCGCAAGGCCGAGGAGCGCCTCCACATCCTCGAGGGCCTCCTCAAGGCCATCGACGCGCTCGACGCCGTCATCGCCCTCATCCGCCGCTCGCCCACCACGGACGAGGCCCGCACGGGCCTCATGGGTCTGCTCGGCGTCGACGAGGCCCAGGCCGAGGCGATCCTGTCCCTCCAGCTGCGCCGCCTGGCCGCCCTCGAGCGGCTCAAGATCCAGCAGGAGGCCGACGAGCTGCACGCCCGCGTCGTCGACCTCAAGGACATCATCGCCAGCCCGGAGCGGCAGCGCGGCATCGTCTCCGAGGAGCTCGGTGAGATCGTCGACAAGTACGGCGACGACCGCCGCACCCGCATCGTGCCCTTCGACGGGGAGATGAGCATGGAGGACCTCATCCCCGAGGAGGAGGTCGCCGTCACCATCACGCACTCCGGCTACGCCAAGCGCACCCGCACGGACCAGTACCGCTCGCAGCACCGCGGCGGCAAGGGCGTGCGCGGGGCGGCGCTGCGCGAGGACGACGTCGTCGACCACTTCTTCGTCACGACGACGCACCACTGGCTGCTGTTCTTCACGAACCTCGGCCGCGTCTACCGCGCCAAGGCCTACGAGCTGCCCGAGGGCGGGCGCGACGCCAAGGGCCAGCACGTCGCCAACCTCCTCGCCTTCCAGCCGGGCGAGGAGATCGCCCAGATCATGGAGCTCAAGGACTATGAGCAGGCCGACTACCTCGTCCTGGCGACCCGCCGCGGCCTGGTGAAGAAGACCCGTCTGTCCGAGTACGACTCCAACCGCTCCGGCGGCGTCATCGCCATCAACCTGCGCGAGGACGAGGACGGCGTGCCCGACGAGCTCGTCTCCGCCCGCCTCCTGTCCGAGGGCCAGGACCTCCTCCTCGTCTCCCGCGGCGGCCAGTCGGTCCGCTTCCGCGCCTCCGACGAGGTGCTGCGACCCACCGGTCGCACCACGAGCGGCGTCACCGGCATGCGCTTCCGCGGCGACGACTCCCTCCTCGCGATGGACGTCGTCGACCCGGCCTGGGAGGACGCGGACCTCTTCGTCGTCACCGAGGGCGGCTACGCCAAGCGCACCAACGTCCAGGACTACCCGGTCAAGGGACGCGGCGGCCTCGGCGTCAAGGTCGCCAACCTCGTCGAGGCGCGCGGCGACCTGGTCGGCGCGCTCGTGACCGAGCCCGGCGACGAGGTCATGTGCATCATGGCCTCCGGCAAGGTGGTCCGTTCCGCGGTGGACGAGGTCTCCCGCACCGGCCGCACCACCCAGGGCGTCACCTTCGCCAAGCCGGACAAGGGCGACCGCATCATCGCCGTCGCCCGCAACGCCGAGCGGGAGCTCGACGGCGACGAGGCTCCCGCCGTGGACGAGGCCGACGGCGAGGCCGGCGCGGCGCCGGTCGCCCCCGCCTTCCCCGAGGCCGAGGGCGAGGTGCCCACGGGCTCCGGCGCGTCGGGTGACACCGCGGTCCCTTCCGCGGATGAGGCCGCCGACGCGGTAGCGTTGAGCGACGACGACGAGAGTGAGGCACAGGCATGA
- the gyrB gene encoding DNA topoisomerase (ATP-hydrolyzing) subunit B, whose protein sequence is MSDQDATVNDDSTTTAPAPTQTPETAAPEQPASESHVGQGSSDYGASDITVLEGLEAVRKRPGMYIGSTGERGLHHLVYEVVDNAVDESLAGFCDHIEVTIQADGGIRVVDNGRGIPVDEHPTEHKPTVEVVMTILHAGGKFGGGGYAVSGGLHGVGISVVNALSTRVDTEIRRQGHVWRMSFGDGGHPKTPLVMGEETDATGTTQTFYPDPAIFETVVFDYETLRRRFQQMAFLNKGLRITLTDEREGHAEEGDEITGTDAAEAAGTQEGVPAHRTVTYCYEHGLRDYVEFLNKSKKVDLIHPEIIDFEAERMLDETRGISLEIAMQWTSAYSESVHTYANTINTTEGGTHEEGFRTALTTLINKYGREKGLIKDKDDNLTGDDIREGLTAVISVKLSEPQFEGQTKTKLGNTEARTFVQQVVYERLGDWLDSHPADAKSIIQKAGQAAAARMAARKAREATRRKGVLESASMPGKLRDCSSRNAEVCEIFIVEGDSAGGSAVGGRDPEHQAIMPIRGKILNVEKARLDRALSSDTIRSLITAFGTGIGEDFDIAKLRYGKIVIMADADVDGQHIATLLLTLLFRYMRPLIEQGHTYIAMPPLYRLKWSNSDHQFAYSDAERDQFLAAGREAGHRLPKEGGIQRYKGLGEMNDHELWETTMDPSARILKKVTLDEAADADETFAILMGDDVEQRRSFIQRNAADVRFLDI, encoded by the coding sequence GTGTCTGACCAGGACGCCACGGTGAACGACGACTCGACCACCACGGCCCCCGCCCCCACCCAGACCCCGGAGACGGCGGCGCCCGAGCAGCCCGCGAGCGAGTCGCACGTCGGCCAGGGCTCCAGCGACTACGGCGCCAGCGACATCACCGTCCTCGAGGGCCTCGAGGCCGTCCGCAAGCGCCCCGGCATGTACATCGGCTCCACGGGCGAGCGCGGCCTGCACCACCTCGTCTACGAGGTCGTCGACAACGCCGTGGACGAGTCCCTCGCCGGCTTCTGCGACCACATCGAGGTCACCATCCAGGCCGACGGGGGCATCAGGGTCGTCGACAACGGCCGCGGCATCCCCGTCGACGAGCACCCCACCGAGCACAAGCCCACCGTCGAGGTCGTCATGACGATCCTCCACGCGGGAGGCAAGTTCGGCGGCGGCGGCTACGCCGTCTCGGGAGGCCTGCACGGCGTCGGCATCTCCGTCGTCAACGCCCTGTCGACCCGAGTCGACACCGAGATCCGGCGCCAGGGCCACGTGTGGCGCATGAGCTTCGGCGACGGCGGCCACCCCAAGACGCCCCTCGTCATGGGAGAGGAGACGGACGCGACCGGCACCACCCAGACCTTCTACCCGGACCCGGCGATCTTCGAGACCGTCGTCTTCGACTACGAGACCCTGCGCCGCCGCTTCCAGCAGATGGCCTTCCTCAACAAGGGCCTGCGCATCACGCTCACCGACGAGCGCGAGGGCCACGCAGAGGAGGGCGACGAGATCACCGGGACCGACGCCGCCGAGGCAGCGGGCACCCAGGAGGGCGTCCCGGCCCACCGCACCGTCACCTACTGCTACGAGCACGGCCTGCGCGACTACGTCGAGTTCCTCAACAAGTCCAAGAAGGTCGACCTCATCCACCCCGAGATCATCGACTTCGAGGCCGAGCGCATGCTCGACGAGACCCGCGGCATCAGCCTCGAGATCGCCATGCAGTGGACGAGCGCCTACTCCGAGTCGGTGCACACCTACGCCAACACGATCAACACGACCGAGGGCGGCACCCACGAGGAGGGCTTCCGCACGGCCCTGACGACCCTCATCAACAAGTACGGCCGCGAGAAGGGCCTCATCAAGGACAAGGACGACAACCTCACGGGCGACGACATCCGCGAGGGCCTCACCGCCGTCATCTCCGTCAAGCTCTCCGAGCCGCAGTTCGAGGGCCAGACCAAGACCAAGCTCGGCAACACCGAGGCGCGCACCTTCGTCCAGCAGGTCGTCTACGAGCGCCTGGGTGACTGGCTCGACTCCCACCCGGCCGACGCCAAGTCGATCATCCAGAAGGCCGGCCAGGCCGCCGCGGCCCGCATGGCCGCGCGCAAGGCCCGTGAGGCCACGCGGCGCAAGGGCGTCCTCGAGTCCGCCTCGATGCCCGGCAAGCTCCGCGACTGCTCGAGCCGCAACGCCGAGGTCTGCGAGATCTTCATCGTCGAGGGCGACTCCGCGGGCGGCTCGGCCGTCGGCGGCCGCGACCCGGAGCACCAGGCGATCATGCCGATCCGAGGCAAGATCCTCAACGTCGAGAAGGCGCGCCTGGACCGGGCCCTGTCCTCGGACACGATCCGCTCCCTCATCACCGCCTTCGGCACGGGCATCGGCGAGGACTTCGACATCGCCAAGCTGCGCTACGGCAAGATCGTCATCATGGCGGACGCCGACGTCGACGGCCAGCACATCGCGACGCTCCTGCTCACGCTGCTGTTCCGCTACATGCGCCCCCTCATCGAGCAGGGCCACACCTACATCGCGATGCCGCCGCTGTACCGCCTCAAGTGGTCCAACTCCGATCACCAGTTCGCCTACTCCGACGCCGAGCGCGACCAGTTCCTGGCCGCCGGCCGCGAGGCCGGGCACCGGCTCCCCAAGGAGGGCGGCATCCAGCGCTACAAGGGCCTCGGCGAGATGAACGACCACGAGCTGTGGGAGACGACCATGGACCCCTCGGCCCGTATCCTCAAGAAGGTGACCCTCGACGAGGCGGCCGACGCCGACGAGACCTTCGCGATCCTCATGGGGGACGACGTCGAGCAGCGTCGTTCCTTCATCCAGCGCAACGCCGCGGACGTGCGCTTCCTCGACATCTGA
- a CDS encoding DUF721 domain-containing protein, translating into MAERPGDDLSAASSDVLASRALARERGHAWDAGKTMSALRRAAAGEDGVAAWDAKRRRRTEHELLSEGEERGPGLPPGRGRPGPSPFDPRPGGKDLRRYADEHGWAGKLAIASVSVRWSEIVGPQIAEHAVIESFEVGRLTIRASSSSWAQQLRLLMPTIERSVTEELGGSAVEIRVLGPAGPTWRHGRFGAARGGRGPRDTYG; encoded by the coding sequence GTGGCTGAGCGCCCCGGCGACGACCTCTCGGCCGCGTCCTCCGACGTCCTGGCCTCCCGGGCTCTCGCGCGCGAGCGGGGCCACGCCTGGGACGCCGGCAAGACGATGAGCGCCCTGCGCCGCGCCGCCGCGGGGGAGGACGGCGTGGCCGCCTGGGACGCGAAGCGCCGGCGCCGCACCGAGCACGAGCTGCTCAGCGAGGGCGAGGAGCGCGGCCCGGGGCTCCCGCCGGGACGCGGCCGCCCCGGCCCGAGCCCCTTCGACCCGCGTCCGGGCGGGAAGGACCTGCGCCGCTACGCCGACGAGCACGGCTGGGCCGGCAAGCTCGCGATCGCCTCCGTCTCCGTGCGGTGGAGCGAGATCGTCGGCCCGCAGATCGCCGAGCACGCCGTCATCGAGTCCTTCGAGGTGGGGCGCCTGACGATCCGCGCCTCGTCCTCCTCCTGGGCCCAGCAGCTGCGCCTCCTCATGCCGACCATCGAGCGCTCGGTGACGGAGGAGCTGGGCGGCTCCGCCGTCGAGATCCGCGTCCTCGGGCCCGCGGGGCCGACGTGGCGGCACGGCCGCTTCGGCGCCGCGCGGGGAGGGCGCGGTCCGCGCGACACCTACGGCTGA
- the recF gene encoding DNA replication/repair protein RecF (All proteins in this family for which functions are known are DNA-binding proteins that assist the filamentation of RecA onto DNA for the initiation of recombination or recombinational repair.): MYVSDLSLNDFRSYHELVLALEPGPTALVGSNGQGKTNLVEAIGYLSTLSSHRVGADTTLVRRAEPGEEQPAGAVVRAKVVHGERPSVLEIEIIAGRANRARLNRGQARPRDLLGVLRTVVFAPEDLALVREEPGVRRRFLDELAVTLRPSLAGVRAEHDKILAQRASLLKSARAHHSSTSSMLSTLEVWDAQLAAAAARLIAARVDVVSRLRPWIESSYAAVSEGQSDAALAYRSSLLSHEGAPDPDPRDAGAWAAQAEREAELVDTAATASRLEAAMADLHAKEIDRGANLVGAHRDDLLLFLGGLPAKGFASHGEQWSLALALRLASYEMLRHDVDAYGGDGEPVLILDDVFASLDSKRRNALARVVADAQQVLLTAAVDEDVPAALDGARFHVASSVVTRG; encoded by the coding sequence ATGTACGTCTCGGACCTCTCGCTCAACGACTTCCGCTCCTACCACGAGCTCGTCCTGGCCCTCGAGCCCGGGCCGACGGCCCTCGTCGGCTCCAACGGTCAGGGCAAGACGAACCTCGTCGAGGCCATCGGCTACCTCTCGACCCTCTCGAGCCACCGCGTCGGGGCGGACACCACCCTCGTGCGCCGGGCGGAGCCGGGGGAGGAGCAGCCGGCCGGCGCCGTCGTGCGCGCCAAGGTCGTCCACGGCGAGCGCCCCAGCGTCCTCGAGATCGAGATCATCGCCGGCAGGGCCAACCGCGCCCGCCTCAACCGCGGGCAGGCCCGCCCCCGCGACCTCCTCGGGGTGCTGCGCACCGTCGTCTTCGCCCCGGAGGACCTCGCCCTCGTCCGCGAGGAGCCGGGGGTGCGCCGTCGCTTCCTCGATGAGCTCGCGGTGACGCTCCGCCCGAGCCTGGCGGGCGTGCGCGCCGAGCACGACAAGATCCTCGCCCAGCGCGCGAGCCTCCTGAAGTCCGCCCGCGCCCACCACTCCTCGACCTCCTCGATGCTCTCCACCCTCGAGGTCTGGGACGCCCAGCTCGCCGCGGCCGCCGCGCGCCTCATCGCCGCGCGGGTCGACGTCGTCTCCCGCCTGCGGCCCTGGATCGAGTCCTCCTACGCGGCCGTCTCCGAGGGGCAGTCCGACGCCGCCCTCGCCTACCGCTCCAGCCTCCTGTCCCACGAGGGCGCGCCCGACCCGGACCCGCGCGACGCCGGGGCCTGGGCCGCCCAGGCGGAGAGGGAGGCCGAGCTCGTCGACACGGCCGCCACCGCCTCCCGCCTCGAGGCCGCGATGGCGGACCTCCACGCCAAGGAGATCGACCGCGGCGCCAACCTCGTCGGCGCCCACCGCGACGACCTCTTGCTCTTCCTCGGCGGGCTGCCCGCCAAGGGCTTCGCCTCCCACGGCGAGCAGTGGTCCCTCGCCCTGGCGCTGCGACTGGCCTCCTACGAGATGCTCCGGCACGACGTCGACGCCTACGGGGGCGACGGCGAGCCCGTCCTCATCCTCGACGACGTCTTCGCCTCCCTCGACTCCAAGCGCCGCAACGCCCTGGCGCGCGTCGTCGCCGACGCCCAGCAGGTGCTGCTCACGGCCGCCGTCGACGAGGACGTCCCCGCGGCCCTCGACGGCGCCCGCTTCCACGTCGCGAGCTCGGTGGTCACCCGTGGCTGA
- the dnaN gene encoding DNA polymerase III subunit beta gives MKLRVDRDVLAEAVTWTARSVPARPPVPVLAGVRLEAKDASLVLSSFDYEVSAHCEVPADVEEDGVVLVSGRLLADIAKALPSKPVELEVEGTKVTVSCGSSRFSLAAMAADDYPALPVMPGVAGTIDAHDLAQAVSQVSIAASRDETLPLLTSVQMEVEGDSLTLMATDRYRLAVREMTWAPQDSGLSTHALLKARTLSDVAKSLTSSGDVTVALTEAGSATSGLIGFEAGGRRTTSLLTDGDYPPVLRLFPEQTTIHATVGREELIAAVRRVSLVADRSTPIHMSFTEGNLALDAGQSSDDAQASEQLVAHLDGEDIQTAFNPGYLVDGLGALNQPYVRLDFTHPSKPAVLTGMDSIGGEEDPSFRYLIMPIRFGA, from the coding sequence GTGAAGCTCAGGGTTGATCGAGACGTCCTCGCCGAGGCCGTCACCTGGACCGCCCGCTCGGTGCCGGCCCGTCCGCCGGTGCCCGTCCTCGCCGGCGTGCGCCTCGAGGCCAAGGACGCCTCCCTCGTCCTGTCCTCCTTCGACTACGAGGTCTCCGCCCACTGCGAGGTCCCCGCGGACGTCGAGGAGGACGGCGTCGTCCTCGTCTCCGGACGCCTCCTCGCCGACATCGCCAAGGCCCTGCCCTCCAAGCCCGTCGAGCTCGAGGTCGAGGGCACGAAGGTCACCGTCTCCTGCGGCTCCTCGCGCTTCTCCCTGGCCGCCATGGCCGCCGACGACTACCCGGCGCTGCCCGTCATGCCCGGTGTCGCCGGCACCATCGACGCCCACGACCTCGCCCAGGCCGTCAGCCAGGTCTCCATCGCCGCCTCCCGCGACGAGACCCTCCCGCTGCTGACCAGCGTCCAGATGGAGGTCGAGGGCGACTCCCTCACCCTCATGGCCACGGACCGCTACCGCCTCGCCGTGCGCGAGATGACCTGGGCCCCGCAGGACTCGGGCCTGTCGACCCACGCGCTGCTCAAGGCGCGCACCCTCTCCGACGTCGCCAAGTCCCTCACGAGCTCCGGCGACGTCACGGTCGCCCTCACCGAGGCCGGCTCGGCCACCTCCGGCCTCATCGGCTTCGAGGCCGGAGGCCGCCGCACCACCAGCCTCCTCACCGACGGCGACTACCCGCCGGTCCTGCGCCTCTTCCCCGAGCAGACGACGATCCACGCGACCGTCGGCCGCGAGGAGCTCATCGCCGCCGTCCGCCGCGTCTCCCTCGTCGCGGACCGCTCCACCCCGATCCACATGTCCTTCACCGAGGGCAACCTCGCGCTCGACGCCGGCCAGTCCTCCGACGACGCCCAGGCCTCCGAGCAGCTCGTCGCCCACCTCGACGGCGAGGACATCCAGACGGCCTTCAACCCGGGCTACCTCGTCGACGGCCTGGGCGCCCTCAACCAGCCCTACGTGCGCCTCGACTTCACGCACCCCTCGAAGCCCGCCGTCCTCACCGGCATGGACTCGATCGGCGGCGAGGAGGACCCGTCCTTCCGCTACCTCATCATGCCGATCCGCTTCGGGGCCTGA
- the dnaA gene encoding chromosomal replication initiator protein DnaA has protein sequence MPDEATTRWHQTLELLSSSGELGQGKVTMLRMTRVIDVDGTLVLVVGSGFVKDVVERSRGPISRALTQVWSREVPFEVTMDTSVDASAGSFGQPTGAAPAGEYATEYPGERSGDGRPGPRAVEQPARPSYEAPAPQESGHEPAPERYEERRPYDQRVAETPSFPRGAEAARGQDGYESGYEQGYDTAYATPRYSEEPARTENRAQYVTSPHPAQAPGPREGAGAPRPTDGSVLNPRYTFDTYVTGSSNRFAHATAIAVAEAPARAYNPLFIYGGSGLGKTHLLHAIGHYARTLNPSTRVKYVNSEEFTAEFIACLRDGARDDGRLEAFKRRYREVDILLVDDIQFLSGKESTLEEFFHTFNSLHSSGKQVVITSDQPPKALNGLDERLRSRFEWGLLADVQPPDLETRIAILSRKARADGLDLPMDVLEYIASRVTTNIRELEGALIRVTAFASLNKQPIDQTLAEMVLKDIISDPAGEEVTTSLIMGQTADYFGITIDDLCSANRSRTIVNARHIAMYLCRELTDLSLPKIGREFGGRDHTTVMSADKKIRTQMAERRSTFNQVTELTSRIKQAAQSPQS, from the coding sequence GTGCCCGACGAAGCGACCACGAGGTGGCACCAGACCCTCGAGCTCCTCTCCTCCTCCGGCGAGCTCGGGCAGGGCAAGGTCACCATGCTGCGGATGACCCGGGTCATCGACGTCGACGGCACCCTCGTCCTCGTCGTCGGCTCCGGCTTCGTCAAGGACGTCGTCGAGCGCTCCCGCGGGCCGATCAGCCGCGCCCTCACGCAGGTCTGGAGCCGCGAGGTCCCCTTCGAGGTCACCATGGACACCTCGGTGGACGCCTCGGCCGGCTCCTTCGGCCAGCCGACCGGCGCCGCACCGGCAGGCGAGTACGCCACCGAGTACCCGGGGGAGCGCAGCGGCGACGGACGCCCGGGCCCCCGCGCCGTCGAGCAGCCGGCACGCCCCTCCTACGAGGCCCCCGCCCCGCAGGAGTCCGGCCACGAGCCCGCGCCCGAGCGCTACGAGGAGCGCCGCCCCTACGACCAGCGCGTCGCCGAGACCCCGTCCTTCCCGCGCGGGGCCGAGGCCGCCCGAGGTCAGGACGGGTACGAGTCCGGCTACGAGCAGGGCTACGACACCGCCTACGCGACCCCGCGCTACTCCGAGGAGCCGGCGCGCACCGAGAACCGCGCCCAGTACGTGACGAGCCCGCACCCCGCCCAGGCCCCCGGCCCCCGCGAGGGCGCCGGCGCCCCGCGCCCCACCGACGGCTCCGTCCTCAACCCGCGCTACACCTTCGACACCTACGTCACCGGCTCCTCGAACCGCTTCGCGCACGCGACCGCCATCGCCGTCGCCGAGGCGCCGGCCCGCGCCTACAACCCGCTGTTCATCTACGGCGGCTCAGGGCTGGGCAAGACCCACCTCCTGCACGCCATCGGCCACTACGCGCGCACCCTCAACCCCTCCACGCGCGTCAAGTACGTCAACTCCGAGGAGTTCACGGCCGAGTTCATCGCCTGCCTGCGCGACGGCGCCCGCGACGACGGCCGCCTCGAGGCCTTCAAGCGCCGCTACCGCGAGGTCGACATCCTCCTCGTCGACGACATCCAGTTCCTCTCCGGCAAGGAGTCGACGCTCGAGGAGTTCTTCCACACCTTCAACTCGCTGCACTCCTCGGGCAAGCAGGTCGTCATCACCTCCGACCAGCCGCCCAAGGCCCTCAACGGCCTCGACGAGCGCCTCCGCTCCCGCTTCGAGTGGGGCCTGCTCGCCGACGTCCAGCCGCCGGACCTCGAGACCCGCATCGCGATCCTGTCCCGCAAGGCCCGCGCCGACGGCCTCGACCTGCCCATGGACGTGCTCGAGTACATCGCCAGCCGTGTGACGACCAACATCCGCGAGCTCGAGGGCGCCCTCATCCGCGTCACGGCCTTCGCCTCGCTCAACAAGCAGCCGATCGACCAGACCCTGGCCGAGATGGTCCTCAAGGACATCATCTCCGACCCCGCCGGCGAGGAGGTCACGACCTCCCTCATCATGGGGCAGACGGCCGACTACTTCGGGATCACCATCGACGACCTGTGCAGCGCGAACCGCTCCCGCACCATCGTCAACGCCCGGCACATCGCCATGTACCTGTGCCGCGAGCTCACCGACCTGTCCCTGCCCAAGATCGGGCGCGAGTTCGGCGGCCGCGACCACACCACCGTCATGAGCGCGGACAAGAAGATCCGTACCCAGATGGCGGAGCGCCGCTCCACCTTCAACCAGGTCACCGAGCTGACGAGCCGCATCAAGCAGGCGGCGCAGTCGCCCCAGTCCTGA
- the rpmH gene encoding 50S ribosomal protein L34, producing the protein MSKRTFQPNNRRRAKVHGFRKRMSSRAGRAVLASRRRKGRARLAA; encoded by the coding sequence GTGAGCAAGCGGACCTTTCAGCCGAACAACCGCCGTCGCGCCAAGGTGCACGGCTTCCGCAAGCGCATGAGCAGCCGCGCCGGCCGCGCCGTCCTCGCCTCGCGCCGCCGCAAGGGCCGCGCGCGTCTCGCCGCCTGA
- the rnpA gene encoding ribonuclease P protein component codes for MLPAAHRMRRSEDFSEALRTGARSGSRRLVIHYRAGETGDSSPALVGVVVPKKQVARATHRNRIKRRVRALMSERVTGLEPGARVVVRGLAGADGATSEELAADVDRLLARDRRLLSEGRRR; via the coding sequence GTGCTTCCTGCGGCGCACCGGATGCGGCGCTCCGAGGACTTCTCGGAGGCGCTGAGAACCGGTGCGCGCAGCGGTAGCCGCAGGCTGGTCATCCACTACCGCGCCGGCGAGACCGGGGACTCCTCCCCGGCGCTCGTCGGCGTCGTCGTGCCCAAGAAGCAGGTTGCACGAGCCACGCACCGCAACCGGATCAAGCGCCGGGTGCGCGCCCTCATGAGTGAGCGCGTCACCGGACTCGAGCCGGGCGCCCGCGTCGTCGTGCGCGGCCTGGCCGGGGCGGATGGGGCGACGAGCGAGGAGCTCGCCGCCGACGTCGACCGCCTCCTGGCCCGGGACCGCCGCCTGCTCTCGGAGGGACGACGGCGGTGA